Sequence from the Saccharopolyspora pogona genome:
CAGAAGGGTTCGACACTTCGAGGAGGTGAGGTTGGCCGCGTGACGTGACGCACTACTGCCGTGGTCGGCCAGGTCTGCGGCGTGCGCGGGGACGTCGAGTGGGCCGTTTGTTGCCCACCTCGCCCCCGGGCCATGTGCGCAGCCGGTAATTTGTCGGGCATGCGCCTAGGGGTGCTCGACGTCGGATCCAACACGGTCCACCTGCTGGTGGTGGACGCGCATCGTGGTGCCCATCCGACCCCGATGACATCGGAGAAGACTGTGCTGCGCCTGGCCGAGCGGATCGGTTCGCACGGCGGTCGGCTCGCGGAGGAGGACGCTGCGGAGCTCATCCGCACCGTCGCCGACGCGCAGGAGGCGGCGGTAGCGGCCGGTTGCGAGGAGCTGATGGCGTTCGCGACGTCGGCGATCCGCGATGCGGACAACGCCGCCGAGGTGCTGGCTCGGGTGCGCGCCGAGACCGGCATCGAGCTTGAGGTGCTGCCCGGCGAGGACGAGGCCCGGTTCACGTTCCTGGCGGCCCGCCGGTGGTACGGCTGGTCGGCGGGCAACCTGCTGATGCTCGACATCGGCGGCGGTTCGCTGGAGATGGCGGTCGGCATCGACGAGCAGCCCGACCTCGCGGTGTCGCTCCCGCTGGGGGCCGGTCGGCTGGCCCGCACGATGCTGCACGACCCGCCGAAGCAGGACGAGGTGAAGAAGCTGCGCGAATGGCTGCAGGGGCAACTGGCGCCCACTGCGAAGCGGTTCCGCAAACTGGGGCGCCCGGACCGCGCGGTGGCCAGCTCCAAGACGTTCCGGTCGCTGGCCAGGCTGACCGGCGCGGCGCCGGCTTCCGCGGGACCGCGGATGCCGCGGACCCTCACCGAGACCGGCCTGCGGCAGCTGCTGGCGTTCATCACCCGGATGTCGTCCTCCGATCTGGCCGCGCTCGATGGGGTGAGCGGCGCGCGGGCGCACCAGCTGGTGGGCGGCGCGCTGGTGGCTGAGGCCGCCATGCGGGCGCTGGAGCTGAAGGAGCTGGACATCTGCCCCTGGGCGTTGCGGGAGGGTGTGATCCTGCGGCGACTGGACCACACCAATGGAGACGGTCACACTGCCATTCAGGCCCGCGAAACTCTCGGGCTCGCGGAGGCGGGGTCCGCGAACGGAACTGGACGCCAGACGCAGCACGGGGCACGGTGGGAGCGATGAGTCGGGACAGCGGGGCCGATCAGCCCACCCAGCGCACCGTTGCGGAGTTGCTGGCCGAATACGGCGGCAGCTCGCAGAAGAGTTCCCGGCGTCGGCGTCGGCGCGCCGAGGACCCGACCGAAACCGCGCCGCAGGCGATCATCGACCGTGTGCTGTCGGACAGCGGTCAGCTGCGCGCCGTGCCGCCGGACGGCGAGCCGCCGCAGCGCCGCAGCCACCGTCCAGGCGCGCCGAACACGCCGGGTCCGCAACCTCCAGCACCGCAACCTCCAGCACCGCAACCTCCAGCACCGCAACCTCCGGCCGCTCAGCCGCCGACCGCTCAGCCTCCGACCGCTCAGCCGCCGACCGCACAAGCACCACAATCGGCGCCGCCTGCTGCGCCACCCGCTCCGGAGCCCGCGCCCGCCGAACCGGCAGCCGCGCAGGAGCCCTCCGGCGCGAGCTACTGGGCACAGCGGTTCGCCGGCGCGGGCAAGGGCAAGGGCAAGACACCGAACCCGCCGACCCCCGCGGCCCCGCCGGAAGGCGACGCCGAGGCGACGATCCAGCAGCCCGCCCTGCGACGCCCGGCACCGCAGCAGGAAGTGCCGCCTGCGGCACAGCCGCCTGCTCCGCCTGCGGCTGTGCCGCCTGCGGCTCCGCCGAAGCCCACCCCGCCGGAGGGCGTCACGGAGCAGCTGCCGCGGGTTCCGGTCCCGGCCGAGCCCGACGCGGAAGGCACGGCTGTGCTGGCCTACCCGCAGCCGCAGCAGGCCCAAGCGCAGCCGCAGCAGGAGGACCAGCAGGCCGAGCCGGAGGACCCGTACGACTTCGATTCCTACGACGAGCCCGAGGCCGAGTTCGTCGAGGACGAGGACTACGACCCTGAGCTGCCCGCCGGCCTCGACGCGGACGACTACAGCGAGGAAGAGGAAGAGCCCGCCTCCGCGGGCAAGGTGTGGGGCACGCTGGTCCTGCAGGGCGTCGCGGGCCTGGTCGGCGGCGGGCTGGTCTGGGTCGGCTTCCGCTGGTTGTGGGGTACGAACGCGCTGGCCGCGCTGGGCGCGGCGCTGGTGATCACCGGTCTGCTGGTGTTCACCGCGTGGAAGTTCCTGCGCACCAACGATCTGCAGACGATCCTGCTGGCGGTGCTGGTCGGCTTGTTCTGCACGGTGTCCCCAGCGGCGCTGCTGCTGTTCAGCCACTCGTGAGCCACCAGCGCGCCACCACCCACCCACCGTTGGTCATGCTTGGCAGGCGATGACAGTGCAACCGCCACCGCGCGAGGACGTTCCCGGCCGGATCCCGGTCGGGTTGTCCACCGCGTCGGTGTGGCCGCAGCCGGCGAGGGCGGCGTTCGAGATGGCCGCGGACCTCGGCTTCGACGGTGTCGAGGTGATGGTCTGGGCGGACGCGGTCAGCCAGGACGTCTCGGCGCTGCATCGGCTTTCCGAGCGGCACGGCGTGCCGATCCTGGCGATCCACGCGCCGTGCCTGCTGATCACGCAGCGGGTTTGGTCGCCGGAGCCGGAGGAGCGGTTGCGGCGGGCCGTGGTGGTGGCCAGCGAACTGGGCGCGTCGACGGTCGTCGTGCACCCGCCGTTCCGCTGGCAGAAGCGCTACGCCGAGCGGTTCGGCGAGCTGGTCGCGGAGTTGGAGGAGACCAGCGGGATCGCGGTCGCGGTGGAGAACATGTTCCCGCTCCGTCCGCCGAGCACCTTGAACCGGCTGCGCGGCGGCAAAAGCAGCGGGTTGTCGGCGTTCACGCCTTCGCCGGACCCGACGGAGGTCGGCTACCGCAACTACACGCTCGACCTGTCGCACGCCGCCGCCGCGCACGTGGACGCCATCGAGCTGCTGAAGCGGATGAAGGACGGCCTGGCGCACGTGCACCTGGCGGACGGGACCGGAGCGCCGCGGGACGAGCACCTGGTGCCGGGGCAGGGCAACCAGCCGTGCGCGGAGGTGTGCGAGGCGCTGGCCGCCGACGGGTACAGCGGCGCGGTCGTCCTGGAGATCAACACCCGCAAGGCGCGGAATCCCCAGCAGCGCGCGGCGTTGCTGTCCGAGGCCCTGCTGTTCGCCCGGCTCCACCTGGAGCCGCTCCACGCGACCTGAGGTCTCAAGGCCCGTGAGCGCTTTTCGGCGCGGTAGCATCCGAAAGTGCTCACGGTCGTCGGATTCCCGTTCCGCGCGCACGCTTTCCGGTGATCGGACCGGCTAACCGATGCCTAGTGATCAACTTCTTCGAAGGTCACTAGAATCGGTGACCATGAACCCGTTGCGCGCATCGGCTGCCGAGCGCTTCCGTCCGCTGGACCGCACGTGACCGAGGTCCTGGATCCCTTCGCGGCGGCCACTTCGGTGCGCCCGCTCGGCGACGGCACCTTCGTCGCCAGCCTGCATCCGGAGTGGGCCGTCGGAGAACGCCCGCACGGCGGTTACCTGCTCGCGCTGCTGGCCCGCGCCCTCGGCGACACGACCGGGCTGGCGCCGTTGTCGGTCAGCGCGCAGTTCCTGCGCCCGCCCCGGGTCGGCCCGGTGCTGGTCCGGACCGAGGTGCTCAAGGTGGGCAAGACGGTGACGTCGGCCCGCGCGCTGCTGGAGCAGAGCGGCCAGGTCTGCGTGGACGCCACGGCCACCCTCGGCAAGGTGCCCGAGACGGAGCCGGAGTGGTCGGATCTGCCGGACATGCCGGTGAATCCGCCGTCGACCGCGGTCGACCTCGCTGCGACGGAGGCCCGGAAGTTCTTCGCGCTTTCGCGGGTCTGCGACATGCGGCTGGACGCGAACACCGCGGACTTTCTCAACGGCGGCACCGGCGAGCCGCGGCTGCGGCTGTGGGTCAAGCCCCGCGAGGCGCAGCCGGACCTGCTTTTCGGGCTGGTCGCCGGGGACCTGACGGTGCCGGTGACGCTCAACCTCGGCCGGTTCGGCTGGGCGCCGACGGTGCAGCTCACCGCCCTGCTGCGGGCGCACCCGGCGAACGGCTGGCTGCGGCTGCTGGTGGACTGCCGCGCGGTGCACGGCCAGTGGTTCGACGAGGACATCACGGTGGTCGACTCGGTGGGCCGCCTGATCTGCCAGGCCCGCCAACTCGCCATCGCCCCCTGATCCCCGCAATTTCATTGGGGTTTTTTCATCCTGTTTGTTCTGGTGGTGGGGGGTTGACGGGGTGGGGTGGGGTGTGTGTGGGCTGGTCAGGGGCGATGATCATTTTTGATGATCGTTTGTCAGCGGGTGATTTCGAGGTTGGTCAGCACCAGCAGGGCCCGTAGTAGGCGGGTGGCGTTGGCTGCGTGCATGCGTAGGCGGGTGAGGATGCGCCAGTTTTTGAGGTCGGCGAAGCCGTGTTCGCAGGTGGCGCGTTCGCGGGCAACGAGTTGGTTGGCTTGTTTCTGGGCGTCGGTGAGCGGGTGGGCGCGGGCGGCGCGGCGGCCGATGATGATCACGGGTTCGTCGGGGTCGTCTTCCAGTCCGGTGAATCCGAGGTCGCACATCGCGCCGAGTTCGGCGTCCCGGAGTGCGGTGGTGATGTTGTTGTGGCGGGCGGTGGTGACTTCCGAGGCCCGCCCTGGTTTGGCCGCAGAGAACCACAACAGGTTGCCTTTGTGGTCGGTGAGGGCGAGAAACAGCAGGCCGTGGGCTTTGTGTTTGCCGCTGTAGTTGCGCCGGTTGTTCTTGCCGGTGCGGCGCTGGGTGCGCACCAGGGTGCCATCCAGCAGCACGACCTCACCCCCGCCGCGGGCCACTTTGCTCAGGACGCGGTCCAGGCGCGGGGCACGGGCGGCCAGCAGGTCGATGACCTCCAGCACCCAGCGGCGGATCGTCGAGGCCGACACCCTGTTGCCGCCGGCGATGTCCAGCAGCCGCTGGTCGTGACGCAGCACCGCGAGCACGATGATCGCCTGCGTACCAGGGGTCACCTTGCGCCAGCGAGAGCGGATTTTCCTGCAGTGCGTGGTGATCAGCGAGGCGAGGTAGTCGATCGTGGCCCTCGACACGGGAAGTTGGGCTTGGTACACAATGGGTT
This genomic interval carries:
- a CDS encoding Ppx/GppA phosphatase family protein, which gives rise to MRLGVLDVGSNTVHLLVVDAHRGAHPTPMTSEKTVLRLAERIGSHGGRLAEEDAAELIRTVADAQEAAVAAGCEELMAFATSAIRDADNAAEVLARVRAETGIELEVLPGEDEARFTFLAARRWYGWSAGNLLMLDIGGGSLEMAVGIDEQPDLAVSLPLGAGRLARTMLHDPPKQDEVKKLREWLQGQLAPTAKRFRKLGRPDRAVASSKTFRSLARLTGAAPASAGPRMPRTLTETGLRQLLAFITRMSSSDLAALDGVSGARAHQLVGGALVAEAAMRALELKELDICPWALREGVILRRLDHTNGDGHTAIQARETLGLAEAGSANGTGRQTQHGARWER
- a CDS encoding sugar phosphate isomerase/epimerase family protein gives rise to the protein MTVQPPPREDVPGRIPVGLSTASVWPQPARAAFEMAADLGFDGVEVMVWADAVSQDVSALHRLSERHGVPILAIHAPCLLITQRVWSPEPEERLRRAVVVASELGASTVVVHPPFRWQKRYAERFGELVAELEETSGIAVAVENMFPLRPPSTLNRLRGGKSSGLSAFTPSPDPTEVGYRNYTLDLSHAAAAHVDAIELLKRMKDGLAHVHLADGTGAPRDEHLVPGQGNQPCAEVCEALAADGYSGAVVLEINTRKARNPQQRAALLSEALLFARLHLEPLHAT
- a CDS encoding acyl-CoA thioesterase; translation: MTEVLDPFAAATSVRPLGDGTFVASLHPEWAVGERPHGGYLLALLARALGDTTGLAPLSVSAQFLRPPRVGPVLVRTEVLKVGKTVTSARALLEQSGQVCVDATATLGKVPETEPEWSDLPDMPVNPPSTAVDLAATEARKFFALSRVCDMRLDANTADFLNGGTGEPRLRLWVKPREAQPDLLFGLVAGDLTVPVTLNLGRFGWAPTVQLTALLRAHPANGWLRLLVDCRAVHGQWFDEDITVVDSVGRLICQARQLAIAP
- a CDS encoding transposase family protein; this encodes MKTQSSPAEGTEPIVYQAQLPVSRATIDYLASLITTHCRKIRSRWRKVTPGTQAIIVLAVLRHDQRLLDIAGGNRVSASTIRRWVLEVIDLLAARAPRLDRVLSKVARGGGEVVLLDGTLVRTQRRTGKNNRRNYSGKHKAHGLLFLALTDHKGNLLWFSAAKPGRASEVTTARHNNITTALRDAELGAMCDLGFTGLEDDPDEPVIIIGRRAARAHPLTDAQKQANQLVARERATCEHGFADLKNWRILTRLRMHAANATRLLRALLVLTNLEITR